ATCTTTGCCAGCATACCATTTTGACTCCCAGTCACGAATGACGCCGACACGAAGACCCACTGGATTTACTTTTTGACCCACTGACTATCCCTCCTTCTTTTCTGATACAACCAATGTTACATGGCTTGAGCGTTTATTAATTTTACTTGCACGTCCTTGTGCACGTGGACGAAAACGTTTCAATGTTGCACCTTCATTTACAAATGCCTCTGAAACAATTAAATTGTCTGGATCCATTTCGTAGTTGTGTTCTGCGTTTGCAATTGCAGATTTTAGAACTTTCTCTACGACTGGAGAAGCACCGCGTTGAGTGAGGCGTAATATTGCCATCGCTTCACCAACATTTTTTCCTCGAATTAAATCAACTACTAAGCGTACTTTACGAGGAGCAATACGAACAGATTTTGCAACGGATTTAGCTTGCATGCCG
This Virgibacillus phasianinus DNA region includes the following protein-coding sequences:
- the rplV gene encoding 50S ribosomal protein L22, whose amino-acid sequence is MQAKSVAKSVRIAPRKVRLVVDLIRGKNVGEAMAILRLTQRGASPVVEKVLKSAIANAEHNYEMDPDNLIVSEAFVNEGATLKRFRPRAQGRASKINKRSSHVTLVVSEKKEG